Proteins co-encoded in one Medicago truncatula cultivar Jemalong A17 chromosome 8, MtrunA17r5.0-ANR, whole genome shotgun sequence genomic window:
- the LOC11417942 gene encoding toMV susceptible protein tm-1(GCR26): MANQTTTTTLRVFCVGTLDTKLNELRFLSDSLRSNLHRFSDHTSPKLDIVLVDVSTAPTEPKPSPDFTFISRNEVLSCYDAVDTATLLPQDRGKAVSVMSQALHHFLQKSNSNQNIAGVIGVGGSGGTSLLSSPFTSLPLGIPKLIVSTVASGQTEPYVGTSDLVLFPAIVDVAGVNSVSRVVFNNAAAAFAGMVVGRIRSLGDSSLVDDKFTVGITMFGVTTPCVDVVRDRLHKEGFESLVFHATGVGGRAMENLIREGFIQGVLDITTTEIADYIVGGVMACDSSRFDVIIEKKIPLVLSVGALDMVNFGAKDTIPQSFQQRNIYEHNKQVSLMRTTVDENRKFADFIANKLNRSSSKICVCLPEKGISALDAPGKPFYDPEATGTLLHELQRLIQTDDIRQVKVYPHHINDLEFANALVDAFLEVNPKTVKDSTHPPAAIPETVQNVHEGSVSEKSSFGTIVYAPSEFPDAKPETLEKTQLILQQFKDQIDKGIPIIGAGAGTGISAKFEEAGGVDLIVLYNSGRFRMAGRGSLAGLLPFADANAVVLDMANEVLPVVKKVPVLAGVCATDPFRRMDHFLKQVESTGFSGVQNFPTVGLYDGNFRQNLEETGMGYSLEVEMIQKAHKMGLLTTPYAFNQHEAIEMAKVGADIIVAHMGLTTTGSIGAKTAVSLEESVVLVQAIADAAHRINPNAIVLCHGGPISGPEEAEFILKRTKGVHGFYGASSMERLPVEQAITSTVKQYKSISIH, from the exons ATGGCAAATCAGACAACCACCACCACTCTTCGTGTTTTCTGCGTCGGAACCTTAGACACCAAGCTCAACGAACTCCGTTTCCTCTCCGATTCACTTCGCTCCAATCTCCACCGTTTCTCCGATCACACTTCCCCCAAACTCGACATCGTCCTCGTCGATGTTTCCACCGCTCCAACCGAACCAAAACCTTCACCAGATTTCACATTCATCTCCAGAAACGAAGTTCTCTCATGCTACGACGCCGTGGACACGGCCACGCTTCTTCCACAAGACAGAGGCAAAGCCGTTTCCGTAATGAGCCAAGCACTCCACCATTTCTTACAAAAATCCAATTCCAATCAAAACATCGCCGGTGTTATCGGTGTCGGCGGTAGTGGAGGTACATCACTGTTATCATCTCCGTTTACTTCTCTTCCACTGGGGATCCCCAAGCTCATTGTATCAACCGTAGCTAGTGGCCAAACGGAACCTTACGTTGGAACTTCTGATTTGGTGTTGTTTCCGGCGATTGTTGATGTTGCCGGTGTTAATAGTGTTAGCAGAGTTGTTTTTAACAATGCTGCTGCTGCTTTCGCGGGGATGGTCGTTGGAAGGATTCGGAGTTTAGGGGATTCGTCGCTAGTTGATGATAAGTTTACTGTTGGTATAACTATGTTTGGAGTTACTACTCCTTGTGTTGATGTTGTTAGAGATAGGTTGCATAAAGAGGGTTTTGAGAGTTTGGTTTTTCATGCTACTGGGGTTGGTGGTAGGGCTATGGAGAATTTGATTAGAGAGGGGTTTATACAG GGTGTTTTGGACATCACAACAACAGAGATAGCAGACTACATAGTTGGAGGTGTAATGGCTTGCGACAGTTCCCGCTTTGATGTCATAATAGAGAAGAAAATCCCCCTGGTCCTTAGTGTGGGAGCATTGGACATGGTGAACTTTGGAGCAAAAGATACCATACCACAGAGTTTTCAGCAGAGAAACATATATGAACACAATAAGCAG GTTTCACTCATGCGAACAACAGTGGATGAGAACAGAAAATTTGCTGATTTTATAGCAAATAAACTGAACAGGTCATCATCTAAGATTTGTGTTTGCCTTCCAGAAAAGGGTATATCTGCTTTAGATGCTCCAGGTAAACCGTTTTATGATCCAGAGGCAACTGGTACACTTCTTCATGAATTACAAAGGCTTATTCAGACTGATGATATTCGACAG GTCAAGGTGTATCCCCATCATATTAATGACCTTGAATTTGCGAACGCACTAGTTGATGCATTTTTAGAGGTTAATCCGAAAACTGTTAAAGATTCTACTCATCCACCAGCAGCCATTCCTGAAACTGTCCAAAATGTTCATGAGGGTTCTGTTTCGGAAAAATCAAGCTTTGGGACCATTGTCTATGCACCTAGCGAATTCCCAGATGCAAAACCAG AAACTTTGGAGAAAACACAGCTAATATTGCAGCAATTTAAAGATCAAATAGATAAAGGAATTCCTATAATAGGAGCTGGTGCTGGGACCGGGATATCTGCCAAGTTTGAAGAAGCTGGAGGAGTTGATTTAATAGTTTTGTACAACTCAGGGCGCTTCCGGATGGCTGGGAGAGGTTCATTAGCAGGGTTGTTGCCATTTGCTGATGCTAATGCTGTTGTGCTTGACATGGCCAATGAAGTTTTGCCG GTGGTAAAGAAGGTACCAGTTCTTGCTGGTGTATGTGCAACTGATCCCTTCCGACGAATGGATCACTTCCTTAAACAGGTGGAGTCTACTGGGTTCTCTGGGGTACAAAATTTTCCAACTGTTGGGTTGTATGATGGTAATTTTAGGCAAAATCTTGAAGAAACAGGAATGGGATACAG CTTGGAAGTGGAGATGATCCAAAAAGCCCATAAAATGGGTCTCCTGACAACTCCTTATGCATTCAATCAACATGAAGCTATTGAAATGGCTAAAGTTGGTGCCGATATTATTGTAGCTCATATGGGTCTAACCACAACAGGCTCAATAGGTGCAAAAACAGCTGTTTCACTTGAGGAAAGTGTAGTTCTTGTACAAGCTATTGCAGATGCAGCACATAGGATCAATCCTAATGCTATTGTGTTGTGCCATGGAG GCCCAATTTCTGGTCCAGAAGAGGCAGAATTTATACTGAAGAGAACCAAAGGAGTCCATGGTTTTTATGGGGCTTCAAGCATGGAAAGACTACCGGTGGAACAGGCAATCACAAGTACAGTCAAACAATACAAGTCAATTTCTATTCATTGA
- the LOC112417415 gene encoding protein HAIKU1-like, translating to MEKSKKLNENLGVNKIGKTIKNNPFQQTNDFGNNIITSGGYPYSMPKDKFYNKNRPPPLSIVRPPVPVQATSYVAPPQPPYNAPPRHPLQPINDPHLVDSQNNLVESPISAFMRDFQDYMKNYDNSTRSNQFQSYPSQSQVLNNNNVQSQQQHYPMGNNNQLVNCFHTSQANGSNQLVNGFAPSQTYLSNPSVSLNATNPNIPMNVSSQLVTGFPSSQTTDPLSSTSEFLSPSPTNNLNLLSPPSVTL from the exons ATGGAAAAGTCAAAAAAGCTGAATGAGAATTTAGGTGTAAACAAAATAGGGAAGACCATAAAAAATAACCCTTTTCAACAAACAAATGATTTTGGCAACAATATTATTACTAGTGGTGGATATCCTTATTCAATGCCAAAAGATAAATTCTACAAC AAGAATCGGCCTCCACCATTGTCCATTGTGAGACCACCAGTTCCGGTTCAGGCTACATCGTATGTAGCTCCTCCACAACCTCCATACAATGCACCGCCTAGACATCCTTTGCAGCCTATTAATGATCCTCATCTTGTCGATTCACAAAACAATCTTGTTGAATCTCCAATTTCTGCTTTCATGAGagattttcaagattatatgaAAAACTATGATAATAGTACTAGAAGCAACCAATTTCAATCATACCCTTCTCAATCACAAGTATTGAACAATAATAATGTTCAatctcaacaacaacattatccTATGGGCAATAATAACCAACTTGTGAATTGTTTTCACACATCACAAGCAAATGGTAGTAACCAACTTGTCAATGGTTTTGCTCCATCACAAACATATCTGTCTAATCCTTCAGTGTCTCTGAATGCTACCAACCCAAATATTCCTATGAATGTTAGTAGCCAACTTGTGACTGGGTTCCCTTCTTCACAAACAACTGACCCTCTATCATCAACATCTGAGTTTCTATCGCCTTCACCaacaaataatttgaatttgctATCCCCTCCCTCAGTCACCTTATAG